The Leadbettera azotonutricia ZAS-9 genome has a window encoding:
- a CDS encoding alpha-L-fucosidase, which produces MKEWYKNRFRRNLIDMHIEEWDKEFLSKFDPKNYLDNLIEANINAPMIYLQSHVGLCYWPTKSGKMHEGIKSKEDIIRQLVDKCHGAGMDVIAYYSLIYNNWAYKQHPDWQMKNIHDHGSRFDGSRYGLCCPNNIDYRNFVAEQIKELSDYFQFEGIFLDMTFWPMVCYCDSCKERWEKEIGGHMPDVVDWNDHAWVKFQRKRIDWLGEFAQFATAEVKKHKPDCSVEHQYSTVVNHNWRFGVNENITLASDYAGGDLYGGIAEQSFACKVYYNLTRNQPFEYMTSRCYTSLAEHTTNKSMDLLKLSVMLTYLHHGACLLIDAIDPIGTIDNRVYKKFGEIFCEAEKVEPYMSIGEHVYDVGLYFNLFAKMDTLANGIPVDQIAAENTTPPELSALEAGNCLRAHHIAYSVLNSWKLELLNNNTVKVLVLSDIPFLSDKELSVIKKYISNGGSAYISGRTSPSLIEEIFKIKFENFTDEKVTYISPTEEGAFVFRNEYTKQYPLAMFEPQPIYSGKPIGKIYGTTTLPYTIPNPRSNFLNVTPKLDEIQKKLDDEIHKFASIHSNPPGKFTNKPAMMLTEYGKGKVFYSTLPIERAKREQHSDIFSGIIKILLKDNIPVFSSDNAPEPIEFILFSDPNKKVKILGIINIQEGFHTIPVGNFTVSVYSEIAPKEVLKLPEKSPVKYIYGNQQVQIPIDNLHLYSMLLLQF; this is translated from the coding sequence ATGAAAGAATGGTATAAAAACAGATTCAGAAGAAATTTGATTGACATGCATATTGAGGAATGGGATAAAGAATTTTTATCCAAATTTGATCCGAAAAATTATTTAGATAATCTTATAGAAGCAAATATAAATGCACCTATGATTTATTTACAATCCCACGTTGGTCTCTGCTATTGGCCTACAAAAAGCGGGAAAATGCATGAAGGTATTAAGAGCAAAGAGGATATAATTCGTCAATTAGTAGATAAATGCCATGGAGCCGGAATGGATGTCATAGCTTACTATAGCCTTATTTATAATAATTGGGCTTATAAGCAACACCCGGACTGGCAAATGAAAAATATCCACGATCACGGTTCAAGATTTGACGGCTCTAGATATGGACTATGCTGCCCTAATAACATTGATTACAGAAATTTCGTTGCCGAACAAATCAAAGAATTAAGTGACTACTTTCAATTTGAAGGGATTTTTCTTGATATGACATTCTGGCCAATGGTCTGTTACTGCGATAGCTGCAAGGAACGATGGGAAAAAGAAATAGGTGGACATATGCCGGACGTTGTTGATTGGAACGATCACGCTTGGGTTAAATTTCAACGCAAGCGTATTGATTGGCTGGGTGAATTTGCTCAATTCGCTACAGCGGAAGTAAAAAAACATAAACCCGATTGTTCTGTTGAACATCAGTATTCTACTGTTGTTAATCACAATTGGCGATTTGGGGTTAACGAAAATATTACCTTGGCTAGCGATTATGCGGGCGGGGATCTTTACGGTGGAATTGCCGAACAATCTTTTGCTTGTAAGGTTTATTATAATTTAACTCGTAATCAACCATTTGAATATATGACCTCACGCTGTTATACATCACTTGCAGAGCATACAACCAACAAATCCATGGACCTTTTGAAATTAAGCGTTATGCTTACTTATCTGCATCATGGTGCTTGTTTGCTAATTGACGCTATTGATCCTATAGGCACCATTGATAATCGTGTCTATAAAAAATTCGGAGAAATATTCTGCGAGGCCGAGAAAGTTGAGCCTTATATGTCAATAGGTGAACATGTTTACGATGTGGGGCTGTATTTTAATTTATTCGCAAAAATGGATACATTGGCTAACGGTATACCCGTTGATCAAATAGCAGCTGAAAATACAACGCCACCCGAATTATCTGCATTGGAAGCTGGGAATTGTTTGCGAGCTCATCATATTGCCTATTCCGTTTTAAACAGCTGGAAATTGGAATTATTAAATAATAATACAGTAAAGGTACTCGTCCTTTCAGACATTCCATTTTTGAGTGACAAAGAATTAAGTGTGATTAAAAAATATATATCTAATGGCGGTAGTGCTTATATAAGTGGTAGAACTTCTCCTTCCCTTATTGAAGAAATATTCAAAATAAAATTTGAAAATTTTACAGATGAGAAGGTAACTTATATTTCACCAACAGAAGAAGGAGCATTCGTATTTAGAAATGAGTATACAAAGCAATATCCATTGGCAATGTTTGAACCCCAGCCCATATATTCAGGGAAACCTATAGGTAAGATATATGGAACAACAACTCTTCCTTATACAATCCCAAATCCAAGGAGTAATTTCTTAAATGTAACCCCAAAACTTGATGAGATACAGAAAAAACTTGATGATGAAATTCATAAATTTGCATCTATTCATTCCAATCCACCCGGAAAATTTACAAATAAACCTGCAATGATGCTCACAGAATACGGTAAAGGAAAGGTCTTCTATTCAACTTTACCTATAGAACGCGCCAAGCGTGAGCAGCATAGCGATATTTTCTCAGGAATAATTAAAATATTATTAAAAGATAATATCCCTGTATTCTCTTCCGACAATGCTCCTGAGCCCATAGAATTTATTCTATTTAGCGATCCCAATAAAAAGGTAAAAATTCTAGGAATTATTAATATTCAAGAAGGTTTTCATACTATTCCGGTAGGTAATTTTACCGTCTCGGTCTATTCTGAGATTGCTCCTAAAGAAGTACTTAAACTACCGGAAAAAAGCCCGGTTAAGTACATTTATGGAAATCAGCAGGTCCAAATTCCTATTGATAATTTACATCTTTACTCTATGTTGTTACTACAATTTTAA
- a CDS encoding carbohydrate ABC transporter permease, giving the protein MKTNRSINFFIYLALIIMGIIMVFPFLWMLTTSLKPASEVFLYPPKLFPQNWQFKNYIALWNAAPFGQFYINNIIVSIAITVGQLITCSLGAYAFSRLKFKGRDKLFLLYLATLMIPFQVTMIPIYSIIKTLKLINTLKAIIVPSLFSAYGTFLLRQFFMTIPGELEESVKIDGGGYFLCYIAIIIPLSKTALATLGTFVFLFAWNNFLWPMLVINTLSLYTLPLGITFFQGRYGTQWNMLMGTGIITMMPLLIVYIFAQRFFISGLTVGAVKG; this is encoded by the coding sequence ATGAAAACCAATAGAAGCATCAACTTCTTTATTTATTTAGCTCTAATAATAATGGGAATTATTATGGTATTCCCCTTTCTTTGGATGCTTACAACATCCTTAAAACCTGCAAGCGAAGTATTCTTATATCCTCCTAAATTGTTTCCACAGAATTGGCAATTCAAGAATTATATTGCTTTATGGAATGCCGCTCCATTTGGGCAATTTTATATAAACAATATTATTGTATCAATTGCCATTACTGTCGGTCAACTAATAACCTGTTCATTAGGCGCATATGCATTTTCCCGTCTAAAATTTAAGGGTAGAGATAAATTGTTTCTACTATATCTTGCTACGCTAATGATACCATTTCAGGTTACAATGATTCCAATTTATTCCATAATAAAGACCCTCAAATTAATTAATACTTTAAAAGCAATTATTGTACCATCATTATTCAGTGCTTATGGGACGTTTCTGCTGCGTCAGTTCTTTATGACCATTCCGGGTGAATTAGAAGAGTCAGTTAAGATTGATGGTGGTGGCTACTTTTTGTGCTATATTGCTATAATTATTCCCCTCAGCAAAACTGCACTGGCAACATTGGGAACATTTGTTTTCCTGTTCGCATGGAACAATTTTCTTTGGCCCATGCTTGTTATTAATACATTATCTCTGTATACCTTGCCTCTGGGGATTACTTTTTTCCAGGGTCGTTATGGAACCCAATGGAATATGCTTATGGGTACCGGAATAATTACTATGATGCCACTTCTTATAGTTTATATTTTTGCTCAGCGATTCTTTATCAGCGGTCTTACTGTCGGTGCTGTAAAGGGTTAA
- a CDS encoding carbohydrate ABC transporter permease has translation MDSKKKEALAATCFLAPNIVGFMAFTIGPIIASLYFSLTEWNLITSPKWVGFANFKFLFKDSRFIQTVTNTFVYTVATVPCGIAIALIFALLLNTKIKGVTLFRAIFFIPTIATMVGVAMLWRWLLQDDIGLIYYLLSLVNIKAPHFLSSTEWALFSVSLVSIWKGLGYNIVLLLAGLQGIDPTYYEVARMDGATRLQQLKNITLPLLSPTLFFVIIMGTISSFQVFDQTFILTKGGPAYSTTTIVYYIYLQGFQTMRMGVACASSVLLFIVIMAITLVQWRAQRKWVNY, from the coding sequence ATGGATAGCAAGAAAAAAGAGGCCCTCGCCGCAACATGTTTCCTCGCACCCAATATTGTTGGCTTTATGGCATTCACAATTGGGCCTATTATTGCCTCTCTTTATTTTTCACTCACCGAATGGAATTTAATAACTTCTCCAAAATGGGTTGGATTCGCTAATTTTAAATTTCTCTTTAAAGACTCACGATTTATCCAAACTGTTACTAATACCTTTGTATATACAGTTGCAACTGTTCCCTGCGGAATAGCAATAGCTTTAATTTTTGCTTTGCTCCTAAATACGAAAATTAAAGGGGTTACGTTATTCCGTGCAATATTTTTTATTCCTACAATAGCTACAATGGTTGGTGTAGCAATGCTCTGGCGTTGGCTTTTGCAGGATGATATCGGTCTTATTTACTATCTTCTTTCCCTTGTCAATATTAAGGCTCCGCATTTCTTAAGCAGTACTGAATGGGCTTTATTCTCTGTCAGTCTCGTTAGTATCTGGAAAGGATTAGGTTATAACATTGTCCTTCTCCTGGCTGGTCTTCAGGGCATTGATCCAACCTATTATGAGGTAGCGCGGATGGATGGAGCGACAAGGCTTCAACAGCTTAAAAATATTACTTTACCGCTTTTATCCCCAACTTTATTCTTTGTAATTATTATGGGAACAATCAGTTCTTTTCAGGTATTTGATCAGACATTCATTTTAACAAAGGGTGGACCTGCATATTCCACAACCACTATTGTCTATTATATATATTTACAAGGATTCCAAACAATGAGAATGGGGGTTGCTTGCGCCTCTTCAGTTTTATTGTTTATTGTAATAATGGCAATTACCCTTGTACAATGGCGAGCGCAAAGGAAATGGGTTAATTATTAA
- a CDS encoding ABC transporter substrate-binding protein, with the protein MKKGRKIFLLVLTFIVAMVLLACEGKSKAAAAGDEKVNLRLSFWFGAADMPAWQKGIDEYMALHPNVTIIAESTPWGEYWTKLNSQIAADAQADIIGMVSMYSNFFIRNGALYDFSPYIKKENFNLADFWPGMMEAYTVNGGVYCFPYDLSTNLLLCNLDIFEEMGVEYRPEGYSMEEFVQISKKLTNSSHYASYFYVDGWVMYDLLCAAGVNPLDSSGNIALNKSDAVNTIQWLADLALVNGTQPRWDRGTAAESLFMSKRVAMYSVNPEWVMKIRTDMPDIKLDVMDYPFLGKNGKRVTEGGSFAISSKTKYPDIAWDFLKTYTSSEKLGEIVGATHRGIPGRVSSAPLMLTSKLAVPHSQLFFDIMKGSTWIDYPFRTESEVELANVLDQIYIGQVTAKQGMDNFMKAVAEIQAR; encoded by the coding sequence ATGAAAAAGGGACGGAAAATTTTTTTGCTGGTTTTGACCTTCATTGTGGCTATGGTATTGCTTGCTTGTGAAGGAAAATCAAAAGCTGCTGCGGCAGGGGATGAAAAGGTTAACCTTAGGCTTTCGTTCTGGTTTGGCGCTGCCGATATGCCTGCATGGCAGAAGGGCATTGATGAATACATGGCTCTTCATCCGAATGTAACTATAATTGCAGAAAGTACACCTTGGGGCGAATATTGGACTAAATTGAATTCCCAGATAGCTGCAGATGCACAGGCGGATATTATCGGAATGGTCAGTATGTATTCCAATTTCTTTATCCGAAATGGTGCCCTATATGACTTTTCACCCTATATAAAGAAAGAAAATTTTAATTTAGCAGATTTCTGGCCTGGCATGATGGAAGCATACACCGTTAATGGCGGTGTATATTGCTTCCCCTACGATCTATCTACCAATTTACTGCTCTGTAATCTGGATATTTTTGAAGAAATGGGTGTCGAATACCGTCCGGAAGGTTACAGCATGGAGGAATTTGTCCAGATAAGCAAAAAACTTACCAACTCAAGCCATTATGCTTCCTATTTTTATGTTGACGGCTGGGTAATGTACGATTTGCTCTGTGCTGCCGGTGTTAATCCCCTGGATTCCAGCGGGAATATTGCTCTCAATAAATCTGATGCAGTAAATACAATCCAATGGCTTGCTGATTTAGCCCTTGTCAATGGTACACAGCCTCGTTGGGACAGAGGAACAGCTGCTGAGTCACTTTTTATGTCCAAGCGTGTTGCTATGTACAGTGTTAACCCTGAGTGGGTAATGAAAATTAGAACCGATATGCCCGATATCAAACTTGATGTTATGGATTATCCTTTCCTAGGTAAAAACGGCAAACGAGTAACTGAGGGCGGTTCCTTCGCCATTTCTTCCAAGACAAAATACCCTGACATCGCTTGGGATTTTTTAAAAACCTATACCAGCTCGGAAAAACTTGGTGAAATTGTCGGCGCCACCCACAGGGGTATTCCAGGTAGAGTATCGTCAGCACCCCTTATGCTCACTTCCAAACTTGCTGTTCCGCATTCTCAGCTTTTCTTCGACATAATGAAGGGATCTACCTGGATTGATTATCCCTTCCGTACTGAAAGTGAAGTTGAACTTGCCAATGTACTTGACCAGATTTATATCGGCCAGGTAACCGCAAAACAGGGTATGGATAATTTTATGAAGGCTGTTGCTGAAATTCAGGCAAGGTAG
- a CDS encoding LacI family DNA-binding transcriptional regulator, protein MPGMRDVARHAKVALSTVSAVLSNSDKYVSDDVRKQVYAAAKDLGYIFTEKKRSSQKTIAVVLPIITSSFFSNVLTGIEDTISKDKNYLLFFNSNYSFEKEQMLLKTLHKQFLTGVIVDSICPSDLESNYYSWLEKEFISKNIPVLILERKLESEKFYTIYLDNFTSAQKATQHLIDLGHKKIAHILGNSHMQHSFERLEGYKHALIENGIPIDPELIQQGDFTAASGYLATRKLLDIRRDFTAIFSANDQMAIGAIKALRANGKNIPKDCAIVGFDNLSISTLIDPALSTINVPTFLMGRMAARIIMETSSGGSYPHSNKLDSNLIIRRSSDINAINEWDLIGW, encoded by the coding sequence ATGCCGGGAATGCGCGATGTTGCAAGGCATGCAAAAGTAGCATTATCCACAGTTTCCGCAGTCTTAAGCAACAGCGATAAATATGTAAGCGATGATGTCCGAAAGCAAGTATATGCGGCTGCAAAAGATTTAGGATATATTTTTACAGAAAAAAAGAGGTCTAGTCAAAAAACAATAGCGGTTGTACTGCCCATTATTACCAGTTCTTTTTTTTCCAATGTTCTTACCGGGATCGAGGATACCATCTCAAAGGATAAAAATTATCTTTTGTTTTTTAATTCAAATTATAGTTTTGAAAAAGAACAAATGCTCCTTAAAACACTGCACAAACAATTTTTAACCGGTGTCATAGTAGATTCTATCTGCCCTTCTGATTTGGAAAGCAATTATTATTCATGGCTGGAAAAAGAATTCATAAGCAAAAACATTCCCGTATTGATATTGGAACGAAAACTGGAATCTGAAAAGTTTTATACTATTTATTTGGATAATTTTACCAGCGCCCAGAAAGCAACACAGCATTTAATTGATCTGGGGCACAAAAAAATAGCCCATATATTGGGAAACAGCCACATGCAGCATTCATTTGAGCGATTGGAAGGCTATAAGCATGCATTGATTGAAAATGGCATACCAATAGACCCGGAATTAATTCAGCAAGGTGATTTTACCGCAGCAAGCGGATATTTAGCGACAAGAAAATTACTTGATATTCGAAGGGATTTTACCGCCATATTTTCCGCTAATGATCAGATGGCCATAGGGGCAATAAAAGCATTACGGGCCAATGGGAAAAACATCCCCAAGGATTGCGCTATAGTAGGGTTTGATAACTTGAGCATCTCGACACTTATCGATCCTGCATTATCGACCATAAATGTCCCCACTTTTTTGATGGGCCGTATGGCGGCGCGGATTATCATGGAAACCAGTTCTGGTGGCTCTTACCCCCATTCCAACAAATTGGATTCAAATTTGATCATACGCCGATCTTCAGACATAAATGCAATAAATGAATGGGATTTGATTGGATGGTAA